The Deltaproteobacteria bacterium genome has a segment encoding these proteins:
- a CDS encoding glycosyltransferase: protein MKVALVHDWLVAHRGGEQVLLEIARLFPQAPIFTLVCRKKLIHPELAAHKIHTSWIQKLPLAPRRFRQYLPLFPAAIASFNLSKFDLVISTSHCVAKAVHTNKDQVHIAYVHSPMRYIWDQMPHYLAALPFTAITNPMAHILAKFLRRWDIRTSHQGQIIIANSEFVKNRIKRVWNLSVKVIYPPVDIDYFSTNQPAESRSGFIVVGALVPYKRIDLAVSLCSKRGFNLTVIGDGPELNKLKQIATSNIRFVKSLSLAELRNVYASAEALLFPGEEDFGIIPVEAMAAGCPVIAYGSGGSSETVIADGPLATGVLFNEQTLESLSNAVDKFFTLRASGSYVSEILQKHARNFDRDSFKSNFISLLSDQGLHLK from the coding sequence ATGAAAGTTGCGTTGGTTCACGATTGGCTTGTTGCCCATAGAGGGGGAGAGCAAGTACTACTTGAAATAGCGCGATTATTCCCACAAGCACCTATATTTACGTTAGTTTGCAGAAAAAAACTGATACACCCAGAACTTGCTGCACATAAGATACATACAAGTTGGATCCAAAAACTGCCTTTAGCGCCACGACGTTTTCGCCAATATCTACCGCTTTTCCCAGCAGCAATTGCGAGTTTTAATCTTAGTAAATTTGATTTGGTTATTTCAACTAGCCACTGTGTCGCTAAAGCTGTTCACACAAATAAAGATCAAGTGCATATTGCCTATGTACATTCGCCAATGCGTTATATTTGGGACCAAATGCCTCATTACTTAGCAGCGCTGCCGTTCACTGCAATTACCAATCCGATGGCGCATATATTGGCTAAGTTTTTAAGGCGTTGGGATATTCGCACATCTCATCAAGGCCAAATAATTATTGCGAATTCAGAATTTGTAAAAAATCGCATTAAAAGAGTGTGGAATCTTTCTGTAAAAGTTATATATCCTCCTGTAGATATTGATTATTTTTCTACAAATCAACCAGCTGAGTCACGTAGTGGATTTATTGTCGTTGGAGCATTGGTTCCATATAAACGTATTGATTTAGCTGTTTCATTGTGCAGTAAACGTGGATTTAACCTTACGGTTATTGGAGATGGACCGGAACTAAATAAATTAAAACAAATAGCAACTTCAAATATTCGTTTTGTTAAATCGTTAAGCTTAGCAGAATTACGTAATGTATATGCTAGTGCTGAAGCATTGCTTTTTCCTGGTGAAGAAGATTTTGGTATTATTCCGGTTGAAGCCATGGCAGCAGGTTGCCCGGTAATTGCTTATGGTAGCGGTGGTAGTAGTGAAACAGTGATTGCCGATGGGCCTTTGGCAACTGGCGTGCTTTTCAATGAACAAACATTAGAAAGCCTTTCTAATGCAGTAGATAAGTTTTTTACCTTGCGAGCTTCTGGCTCTTATGTATCTGAAATTCTTCAAAAACATGCTAGAAATTTTGACCGTGATAGTTTTAAAAGCAATTTTATTAGCTTATTAAGCGATCAAGGTTTGCATTTAAAATAA
- a CDS encoding PKD domain-containing protein, translating to MFYKTSSPCWAYFIIAGLLQSCITAEDPNTPNQPHLPIACLRVPVIAAVDKPIVIDASSSKYTTSSGITYIFEFGDGTSPLRSNEPLVRHIFTHEGLYTIIVRVVDFSGAQVVALQDISVLNDLPDPPDYCKQDNDCLIGDECEDGICYSVGGAVE from the coding sequence ATGTTTTACAAAACATCATCACCTTGCTGGGCTTATTTTATAATTGCTGGTTTATTGCAAAGTTGTATTACTGCCGAGGACCCAAATACACCAAACCAACCGCACTTACCAATTGCCTGTTTACGTGTGCCAGTTATTGCTGCAGTAGATAAACCGATTGTTATTGATGCAAGTAGCTCTAAATACACTACTAGTTCAGGTATTACTTATATTTTTGAATTTGGAGATGGAACATCACCTTTACGTTCTAATGAGCCGTTAGTTCGACATATTTTTACACATGAAGGTCTATATACTATTATTGTTAGAGTCGTAGATTTCAGTGGTGCGCAAGTCGTAGCTCTTCAAGATATATCAGTTTTAAATGATTTGCCTGATCCACCAGATTACTGCAAACAAGATAATGATTGCCTCATTGGTGATGAATGTGAAGATGGTATTTGCTATAGCGTTGGTGGCGCTGTTGAGTGA
- a CDS encoding (deoxy)nucleoside triphosphate pyrophosphohydrolase, producing the protein MVKQRIRVVSAAIIRNGRYLITQRQQKAVLPLLWEFPGGKVEPGESDYVALKRELKERLGLEASVEEHLSSTEREYDGFIVELHLYRCHIGNAEPQVINIREFRWVGSNEFSAYEFTPADQKSMHALLFSKVK; encoded by the coding sequence GTGGTCAAACAGCGTATCCGTGTTGTGAGCGCAGCGATAATCAGAAACGGTCGATATCTAATTACCCAACGCCAACAAAAGGCTGTTTTGCCATTATTATGGGAATTTCCAGGTGGCAAAGTTGAACCAGGCGAAAGTGATTACGTAGCCCTTAAACGTGAATTAAAAGAACGACTAGGTTTAGAGGCAAGCGTAGAAGAACACTTATCTTCTACTGAACGCGAGTATGATGGTTTCATTGTTGAATTGCATCTTTATCGTTGTCATATTGGTAATGCTGAACCACAAGTTATTAATATTCGTGAGTTTCGTTGGGTCGGTTCTAACGAATTTAGTGCTTATGAGTTTACTCCTGCAGATCAAAAATCTATGCACGCATTGCTTTTTTCTAAAGTAAAATAA
- a CDS encoding PQQ-binding-like beta-propeller repeat protein yields the protein MSQLFTALTFAAALLRPPIAVNDAQLTEQLDGSAIKIRPSKKAIFSLQWRVPVVRTGFARKSIVSFGRPAVSHRYGLVILGTGDGNIEARNLDTGEISWVYKYGIPFESTVTLVDVPLVSLRSSAVATIQIKNPSDSTINLASFTDRQLAVLGSRDGNVLAVNAANGTLIWKTDVGGDVRASGVVAGTKLILATATNRIVALDIFKGDILWATGRPPQNTISIVGHACPLVVDDTIYAGFSDGYVASYALKDGNQHWMRSLSLRGEGFLDADADPIIADGKLFVASYEDGLFALNPSDGQTIWQRDIPAIRSIIISGKNIIAGNGNGFVWAFKLKDGELVYRTKLDSGLVTRMVTRENLLAFAGGDNGLVVLNAQTGRPLQAAAFGARMANDVIWENDTLALISENGYLYTFLRRKTKLIFK from the coding sequence GTGAGCCAACTTTTTACAGCACTAACTTTTGCAGCTGCATTGTTACGGCCACCAATAGCTGTAAACGATGCTCAACTAACTGAACAACTTGATGGTTCAGCTATTAAAATTCGTCCATCGAAAAAGGCGATATTTTCATTGCAATGGCGGGTACCTGTTGTCCGTACCGGTTTTGCTCGCAAATCTATTGTTAGTTTTGGTCGACCAGCAGTTTCTCATCGCTACGGCTTAGTTATTTTGGGTACTGGCGATGGCAATATTGAAGCAAGAAATCTTGATACCGGTGAAATCTCTTGGGTTTATAAATACGGGATACCCTTTGAATCTACGGTTACCTTGGTTGATGTGCCTTTGGTTTCATTGAGGTCATCAGCTGTAGCTACGATTCAGATTAAAAATCCATCCGACTCAACGATAAATTTAGCTTCATTTACCGATCGTCAGCTTGCAGTGTTAGGTAGCCGCGATGGCAACGTTTTAGCGGTAAATGCGGCAAATGGAACTTTGATTTGGAAAACTGACGTTGGTGGTGATGTTAGGGCTTCGGGAGTAGTTGCAGGTACAAAACTGATATTAGCTACTGCTACCAATCGTATTGTTGCTCTTGATATTTTTAAAGGCGATATTTTATGGGCAACTGGTCGTCCACCGCAAAACACTATTAGTATTGTTGGGCATGCATGCCCACTGGTTGTTGACGATACTATTTATGCAGGTTTCTCTGATGGTTATGTAGCATCTTATGCCCTAAAAGATGGTAATCAGCATTGGATGCGTTCGTTATCTTTGCGGGGCGAAGGTTTTTTAGATGCTGATGCAGATCCAATCATAGCTGATGGAAAACTTTTTGTAGCTTCATATGAAGATGGATTATTTGCATTAAATCCAAGTGATGGTCAGACCATCTGGCAACGAGATATACCTGCCATTAGAAGTATTATCATTAGTGGTAAAAATATAATTGCTGGTAATGGCAATGGTTTTGTTTGGGCTTTTAAACTTAAAGATGGTGAGTTGGTATATCGCACAAAATTAGATTCAGGCCTTGTTACTCGAATGGTTACTCGTGAAAATTTATTGGCATTTGCTGGTGGTGACAATGGGCTAGTGGTGCTAAATGCTCAAACCGGTCGTCCTTTACAAGCTGCCGCTTTTGGCGCTCGTATGGCTAATGACGTAATCTGGGAAAACGATACCCTAGCTTTAATTTCAGAAAATGGTTACCTCTACACATTCTTAAGACGAAAGACTAAACTAATATTCAAGTAG
- a CDS encoding tetratricopeptide repeat protein — MAEKKTRKQLLKKDDAFLATANRSFKWMRNHRLAVIIPILLVILAIVGVWIGIEFLNSQRLEVSKLYKQAIEIKDAAIAENAEKADPTATPPTFASKEDRAQSARSAFIKVVDNFGTSGVAQMARFYIADLDIELGEQDKALNILQTLVNSLTPNDNLYFLAIERSAYLLEQKGDIDGALKIWQHLTGTSKHFYADHALFQLARLHAEKNEIKEARNLLARIEKEYPNSSFSTKVQELYAKIGHPETADASLEEGKKTVEETKTEP, encoded by the coding sequence GTGGCAGAGAAAAAAACTCGCAAGCAATTGCTTAAAAAAGACGATGCATTCCTAGCTACTGCTAATCGCAGCTTTAAGTGGATGCGAAACCACCGTTTGGCTGTTATCATACCGATTTTATTGGTCATTTTAGCAATAGTCGGTGTTTGGATAGGTATCGAGTTTCTTAATAGTCAACGCCTTGAAGTTTCAAAGTTATATAAGCAAGCCATTGAAATAAAAGACGCAGCTATAGCTGAAAATGCAGAGAAAGCCGATCCTACAGCCACTCCTCCAACTTTTGCATCAAAAGAAGATCGTGCTCAAAGTGCTCGTAGCGCCTTTATAAAAGTTGTTGATAACTTTGGCACAAGTGGTGTGGCACAAATGGCACGTTTTTACATAGCTGATCTCGATATTGAGCTTGGTGAGCAAGACAAAGCATTAAATATTCTACAAACACTCGTTAATAGCTTAACACCTAATGATAATTTATATTTTTTAGCTATCGAACGCAGCGCATATTTACTTGAGCAAAAAGGCGATATTGATGGTGCTTTAAAAATTTGGCAGCATTTGACGGGTACTAGTAAGCATTTTTATGCAGACCATGCACTATTTCAACTAGCGCGGTTGCATGCTGAAAAAAATGAAATAAAAGAAGCGCGCAATCTTTTAGCTCGCATAGAAAAAGAGTATCCCAACTCTTCATTTTCGACCAAAGTTCAAGAACTTTACGCCAAAATAGGTCATCCTGAAACTGCAGATGCTTCACTTGAAGAAGGTAAAAAAACTGTCGAAGAAACTAAGACCGAACCGTGA